From Nitrospira sp., the proteins below share one genomic window:
- a CDS encoding glycosyltransferase family 4 protein, which yields MKKKLHILLLGPYPPPRGGVQTNMLAIKKELLRSGHQCSIISITRSEIVGPEDHVYHPRSPLALLTLLFSMRYDVLHLHIGGEIPLRVLLLIAACSMVARGKSVMTLHSGGFAIANSDKATAWTLQGFVFRRLTRIIVVNNLMVRMFKKFGVRDEKIRLIYPFVLERPKQSVSTPQRFQTFLARHDKILLTVGLLEPHYDLAMQIDVLEHVIRKAPNTGLIIIGSGSMEAELASVIAAKTYAQHILLAGDTEHDVVLHLIHKCDVLLRTTIFDGDAISIREALYLGTSVIATDTGMRPLGVHLIPIHDHTALENAIAQELTNVTVKKRNISSEDGWGNIREVVRLYEDLHLPPPG from the coding sequence ATGAAAAAGAAACTTCACATTTTACTACTCGGTCCATATCCGCCTCCCCGGGGTGGCGTGCAGACCAATATGCTCGCGATCAAGAAAGAGCTGCTTCGCAGTGGCCACCAATGTTCGATTATTTCTATCACCCGCTCAGAAATAGTCGGGCCCGAAGACCACGTCTACCATCCGCGCAGCCCCCTTGCATTGCTAACGCTCCTTTTTTCCATGCGCTACGACGTTTTGCATCTTCACATAGGAGGCGAAATCCCTTTGCGCGTCTTATTGTTGATAGCTGCCTGTTCGATGGTGGCGCGAGGGAAATCGGTGATGACACTTCACTCTGGTGGATTCGCAATTGCAAACTCTGACAAAGCAACCGCTTGGACGCTTCAAGGCTTCGTATTCAGAAGGCTAACCAGAATCATCGTTGTTAATAACTTGATGGTAAGAATGTTCAAGAAATTCGGGGTACGCGATGAAAAGATCCGCTTGATTTATCCTTTTGTTTTAGAGAGGCCCAAACAATCCGTCTCCACCCCTCAACGTTTTCAGACATTTCTTGCCAGGCACGACAAAATACTATTAACCGTTGGCTTATTGGAGCCACACTATGATCTGGCGATGCAGATAGATGTACTGGAGCATGTAATACGAAAGGCTCCAAACACTGGATTAATAATAATTGGCTCGGGATCGATGGAGGCTGAACTCGCGAGTGTAATTGCGGCCAAAACATACGCCCAACATATTTTGCTGGCAGGGGACACCGAACACGATGTGGTTCTTCACTTGATACACAAGTGTGACGTTCTGCTCAGAACAACCATTTTTGATGGTGACGCAATTTCTATCCGCGAAGCCTTATATCTAGGCACCTCGGTCATTGCAACCGACACTGGAATGCGCCCCCTAGGCGTTCACCTGATCCCAATACATGACCACACAGCACTTGAGAACGCGATAGCGCAGGAGCTGACAAACGTAACCGTGAAGAAGAGAAATATTTCAAGCGAAGACGGCTGGGGAAACATTCGTGAAGTTGTTCGACTTTACGAAGACCTGCACTTGCCCCCCCCCGGCTAG